A stretch of Flavobacterium sp. N1994 DNA encodes these proteins:
- a CDS encoding ATP-binding protein, whose protein sequence is MQFSEILGQDYIKNHLVKSALSGRIPHAQLFVGPEGSGTLAMAIAYAQFVLCNNIGTENNGGNASCNLKFQSLSHPDLHFVYPNVTNDEVKSKPKSADFIMDWREFVLANPYGSLFDWYKHLGVQNKQGEIRVDDAQDILKSLALKSYEGGYKVMIVWMADKMNIAASNKLLKLLEEPPEKTLFLLISENEEDIIQTIRSRCQVLHFGALPEAVIAKAMQQFYFLDEPSAFKVAHQAQGNYNKALHIVKNDTVDYPFEKWFVDWVRAAFRAKGNAAAIQDLILWSEEIASIGREGQKQFLNYCIDFFRQALLLNYQTEKLVYFEPTVEKFTLEKFAPFVSGGNINAIFNELSDAIYHIERNGNAKIILTDLSIKLTRLIHKNE, encoded by the coding sequence ATGCAGTTTTCAGAAATTCTTGGTCAGGATTACATCAAAAATCACCTTGTTAAGAGTGCTTTATCGGGGCGAATTCCACATGCGCAATTGTTTGTTGGGCCTGAAGGTTCGGGGACTTTGGCAATGGCTATTGCTTATGCGCAGTTTGTTTTGTGTAATAATATTGGAACAGAAAATAACGGTGGGAATGCCAGTTGTAATTTGAAATTTCAATCTTTATCGCATCCTGATTTGCATTTTGTTTATCCGAATGTGACTAATGACGAGGTAAAATCGAAGCCTAAGAGTGCTGATTTTATTATGGATTGGCGTGAATTTGTTTTGGCGAATCCTTATGGGAGTTTGTTTGACTGGTATAAGCATTTGGGTGTTCAGAACAAGCAAGGAGAAATTCGGGTGGATGATGCTCAGGATATTTTGAAATCATTGGCTTTGAAATCGTATGAAGGTGGTTATAAAGTGATGATAGTTTGGATGGCTGACAAGATGAATATTGCCGCTTCCAATAAGTTATTGAAGTTGCTTGAAGAACCGCCAGAGAAAACTTTGTTTCTTTTGATTTCTGAGAATGAAGAAGACATCATTCAAACCATTCGTTCCCGTTGTCAAGTATTGCATTTTGGTGCTTTGCCAGAAGCTGTGATTGCAAAAGCGATGCAGCAATTTTATTTTTTAGATGAACCTTCTGCTTTTAAAGTAGCACATCAGGCGCAGGGAAATTATAATAAAGCGCTTCATATTGTTAAGAATGATACGGTAGATTATCCTTTTGAGAAATGGTTTGTGGATTGGGTAAGAGCTGCTTTTAGAGCTAAGGGAAATGCTGCTGCCATTCAGGATTTGATTTTGTGGAGTGAGGAAATTGCTAGTATAGGTCGCGAAGGACAAAAGCAGTTTTTGAATTATTGCATTGATTTCTTTCGCCAGGCTTTACTGCTTAATTATCAAACTGAAAAATTGGTTTATTTTGAGCCTACTGTGGAGAAATTTACTTTAGAAAAATTTGCTCCTTTTGTTAGTGGCGGTAATATAAATGCTATTTTTAATGAGCTTTCCGATGCGATTTATCATATTGAAAGGAATGGCAATGCCAAAATAATTTTAACTGATTTATCAATAAAACTTACACGTTTAATCCATAAAAATGAATAG
- a CDS encoding LysM peptidoglycan-binding domain-containing protein, whose product MTIKKITSLALLLASSAIFAQDTIVATAVRKEPLTRKEVLDSIKATFVHDNLASCIDSLWMKEMVSLDLYNDLTTDIKNINVDEKVDYELPTELLKERLKKMDEKSPFNIEYNVGLENVIKSFLKNRKRAFERLMGLSQFYFPQFEESLSAQNIPLEIKYLAVVESALNPRAVSRVGATGLWQFMYQTGKQYDLNINSYVDDRSDPLKASNAATQYMKNMYAIFGDWDLVLASYNSGPGNVAKAIRRSGGRQNYWNIRKYLPKETQGYLPAFLATMYIFEYHKEHGIKPDRAVANNFATDTVMIKNAMTFKQISDLLDVPVAELQFLNPSYKREEVPFITGENHYLRLPINKVAVFTSNEDKIYAFVQYEASKRERPYESMLASRNSNFSEGDRTVSRLKFHKVRRGDSLSEISDKYGITMLELKKWNHLRSNKAPMGRNLKIYTTEVIASREKKVTKPDTVAVKQTTAIASNENKTYKEEKVISYKDVVKIHKVKRGDNLGEISDKYGVTVAEVKKWNHLKGNKIPFGKSLKIIKNERVVTTVRKEVKADKNAIETSVASNDIGENPSDYYEVQRGDNLFSIAKKFNVSLEDLKKWNNLNDLNVEQGSKLALVNNDETQAKETNYKPEVKITEHVVDKGESLGSIARKYDVSISDIKDWNKMDDNTIQYGTKLIVGKKYIISSESKNNTSKKENIAVNDRDEVKLYYVKKGDSLFSIAKKYPGVSISDLKKWNGIKNESLKAGMKLKING is encoded by the coding sequence ATGACTATAAAAAAAATCACATCACTGGCGTTACTCTTAGCCTCCTCAGCCATCTTTGCTCAGGACACTATTGTCGCAACAGCTGTTAGAAAAGAACCACTAACTAGGAAAGAAGTTTTAGATTCCATCAAAGCAACTTTTGTTCATGATAACTTGGCTTCTTGTATCGATAGCTTGTGGATGAAAGAAATGGTGAGTTTAGATTTATACAATGATCTAACAACCGATATCAAAAACATCAATGTTGATGAAAAAGTTGACTACGAATTACCAACAGAGCTTCTAAAAGAAAGACTAAAGAAAATGGATGAGAAATCACCATTTAATATTGAGTACAATGTTGGATTAGAAAATGTAATCAAATCTTTTTTAAAGAACAGAAAAAGAGCCTTTGAAAGATTAATGGGACTGTCTCAGTTTTACTTTCCTCAGTTTGAAGAATCATTATCTGCACAAAATATCCCTTTAGAAATAAAATATTTAGCCGTTGTAGAATCAGCATTAAATCCAAGAGCAGTTTCAAGAGTGGGTGCTACAGGATTGTGGCAGTTTATGTATCAAACAGGAAAACAATATGATTTAAATATCAACTCCTATGTAGATGACAGAAGCGACCCTTTAAAAGCAAGTAATGCTGCAACTCAATACATGAAAAATATGTATGCCATTTTTGGCGATTGGGATTTGGTTCTTGCCTCTTATAACTCTGGACCAGGAAATGTGGCTAAAGCCATTAGACGTTCAGGAGGAAGACAAAACTATTGGAACATTAGAAAATATTTACCAAAAGAAACTCAAGGCTATTTACCAGCGTTTTTAGCAACGATGTATATTTTTGAATACCATAAAGAACACGGAATCAAACCAGATAGAGCTGTAGCAAATAATTTCGCAACAGATACGGTAATGATAAAAAATGCTATGACTTTCAAACAAATATCTGATTTGTTAGATGTCCCTGTAGCGGAATTACAGTTTCTAAATCCATCCTATAAAAGAGAAGAAGTTCCTTTTATCACTGGCGAAAATCATTATTTAAGATTGCCTATCAATAAGGTTGCAGTGTTTACTTCAAATGAAGATAAAATTTATGCCTTTGTTCAATACGAGGCTAGCAAAAGAGAAAGACCTTACGAGAGTATGCTTGCTTCTAGAAACTCAAACTTTTCAGAAGGAGACAGAACCGTTTCAAGACTTAAATTCCACAAAGTTAGAAGAGGTGACAGCTTAAGCGAGATTTCAGATAAGTACGGAATCACAATGCTAGAACTTAAAAAGTGGAATCATCTAAGAAGTAATAAAGCACCAATGGGTAGAAACTTAAAAATCTACACAACAGAAGTTATAGCTTCAAGAGAAAAGAAGGTTACCAAACCAGATACAGTTGCTGTAAAACAAACTACTGCCATAGCATCAAACGAAAACAAAACGTATAAAGAAGAAAAAGTGATTTCTTATAAAGACGTTGTAAAAATCCATAAAGTTAAAAGAGGTGATAATTTAGGTGAGATATCAGATAAATATGGTGTTACAGTTGCAGAAGTTAAAAAATGGAATCATTTAAAAGGCAATAAAATTCCATTTGGGAAAAGCTTAAAAATCATCAAAAACGAAAGAGTTGTAACTACAGTTAGAAAAGAAGTTAAAGCAGATAAAAATGCTATTGAAACTAGTGTTGCATCAAACGACATAGGTGAAAACCCAAGCGACTATTATGAAGTACAAAGAGGGGATAACCTATTTAGTATTGCCAAAAAATTCAATGTAAGTTTAGAAGACTTGAAGAAATGGAACAATCTTAATGATTTAAATGTTGAACAAGGATCTAAATTGGCATTAGTAAATAATGATGAAACTCAAGCTAAAGAAACTAACTATAAACCAGAAGTTAAAATCACAGAACACGTAGTTGACAAAGGGGAAAGTTTAGGAAGCATTGCAAGAAAATATGATGTCTCAATATCTGATATCAAAGACTGGAACAAAATGGATGATAATACTATCCAATATGGTACAAAATTGATAGTTGGTAAAAAATATATCATCTCTTCTGAAAGCAAAAACAATACTTCAAAAAAGGAGAACATAGCAGTTAATGACCGAGACGAAGTTAAATTATACTATGTTAAAAAAGGAGATTCATTATTCAGCATTGCAAAAAAATATCCAGGAGTTTCTATTTCAGATTTAAAAAAATGGAATGGAATCAAAAACGAAAGTTTAAAAGCGGGTATGAAATTAAAAATTAACGGGTAA
- a CDS encoding DoxX family protein, with the protein MNNTASILVLLFLAVTFIQSAYDKVFGWQGNVKWLKGHFANTTLLKNNVPLALGIILLLELITGVLTLVGCVQLLINGERTFGFYGAVFSCITLILLLLGQRLAKDYDGARTIAIYFVPAVLAVFWLS; encoded by the coding sequence ATGAATAATACAGCCTCTATTTTAGTACTGTTATTTCTTGCCGTAACTTTTATCCAATCTGCTTATGATAAAGTTTTTGGTTGGCAAGGCAATGTTAAGTGGCTTAAGGGTCATTTTGCGAATACCACATTACTTAAAAACAATGTTCCTTTAGCATTAGGGATTATTTTGCTTTTGGAATTGATTACTGGTGTTTTAACTTTGGTAGGTTGTGTTCAATTGTTGATTAATGGAGAACGAACCTTTGGTTTTTATGGGGCTGTTTTTTCTTGTATTACCTTGATTTTATTGCTTTTAGGACAACGTTTAGCTAAAGATTATGATGGTGCTAGGACCATTGCTATTTATTTTGTTCCGGCTGTTTTAGCTGTTTTTTGGTTGAGTTAG
- a CDS encoding helix-turn-helix domain-containing protein — MIKLNIRQALKSKGIENTHQFLMKCDIPYHTASRLLNNNVESINFKYLEKICLQLHCTTDDLFVWIPDSDNKPSANHPLQKLVQKTANETITQKIKQLPFDKIQQINNYIDELKNQKQ, encoded by the coding sequence ATGATAAAGCTCAATATAAGACAAGCGCTTAAAAGCAAAGGCATTGAGAACACGCACCAATTTCTAATGAAATGCGATATTCCCTATCACACAGCAAGCCGACTACTAAATAACAATGTAGAAAGTATCAATTTTAAATACCTCGAAAAGATATGTTTACAACTCCATTGCACCACCGACGACCTTTTCGTTTGGATACCCGATAGCGATAACAAGCCATCAGCGAACCACCCCTTGCAAAAACTGGTGCAAAAAACAGCTAATGAAACCATTACACAAAAAATAAAACAACTCCCTTTTGATAAGATCCAACAGATAAACAACTACATCGACGAACTAAAGAATCAAAAACAATAA
- a CDS encoding phosphoglycerate kinase, whose protein sequence is MKTIQDFNFQAKKALIRVDFNVPLDENFNVTDANRIEAAKPTIDKILADGGSVILMSHLGRPKGKEDQYSLQHIVAKCSEVLGVTVQFASDCRGEIAQNAAKILKPGEVLLLENLRFYPEEEAGDENFAKELASLGDIYVNDAFGTAHRAHASTTIIAKFFPNHKCFGLLLAKEIESLNRVLNNSVKPVTAVLGGSKVSSKITVIENILDKVDHMIIGGGMTFTFVKALGGKIGDSICEDDKQELALEILRLAKEKNVQIHIPVDVVAADAFSNDANTKIVDVREIPDGWQGLDAGPKSLENFKKVIMESKTILWNGPLGVFEMENFAKGTIALGNFIAESTANGAFSLVGGGDSVAAVKQFGLEDKMSYVSTGGGAMLEMLEGRVLPGIAAILN, encoded by the coding sequence ATGAAAACGATTCAAGATTTTAATTTCCAAGCCAAAAAAGCCTTAATAAGAGTTGATTTCAACGTACCGTTAGACGAGAATTTTAACGTCACCGATGCCAATCGAATTGAAGCTGCAAAGCCTACCATAGATAAGATTCTTGCTGATGGAGGAAGTGTAATTTTGATGTCTCATTTAGGAAGACCAAAAGGAAAAGAAGATCAATATTCGCTACAACACATAGTAGCAAAATGTTCTGAAGTTTTAGGAGTAACCGTGCAATTCGCATCCGATTGTAGAGGAGAAATAGCGCAAAATGCAGCCAAAATTCTAAAACCAGGCGAGGTTTTATTGTTAGAAAACCTTCGTTTTTACCCTGAAGAAGAAGCGGGAGATGAAAATTTTGCTAAAGAATTAGCTTCTCTAGGTGATATTTATGTAAACGATGCGTTCGGAACGGCACACAGAGCCCACGCATCAACAACAATAATTGCTAAATTCTTTCCAAACCACAAATGTTTTGGATTGCTTTTAGCCAAAGAAATTGAAAGCTTAAACAGAGTATTAAATAACTCAGTGAAACCTGTAACTGCCGTATTAGGAGGGTCAAAAGTCTCTTCAAAAATAACAGTTATCGAAAATATTTTAGACAAAGTGGATCACATGATTATTGGTGGTGGAATGACATTCACTTTTGTAAAAGCGCTAGGTGGAAAAATTGGAGATTCCATCTGTGAGGATGATAAACAAGAATTGGCTTTAGAAATTTTACGCTTAGCCAAAGAGAAAAACGTTCAAATACATATTCCCGTTGATGTTGTTGCAGCAGATGCTTTTTCAAATGATGCCAATACAAAAATAGTGGATGTTCGTGAAATTCCGGATGGTTGGCAAGGTTTAGACGCTGGTCCTAAATCATTAGAAAATTTCAAAAAAGTAATTATGGAATCAAAAACCATACTTTGGAACGGACCACTAGGTGTTTTTGAAATGGAAAATTTCGCCAAAGGAACTATTGCCTTGGGGAACTTTATAGCTGAATCAACAGCAAATGGAGCTTTCTCTCTAGTAGGAGGCGGAGATTCTGTTGCAGCAGTAAAACAATTTGGGTTAGAAGATAAAATGAGTTACGTTTCAACGGGCGGTGGTGCCATGTTAGAAATGCTAGAAGGAAGAGTTTTACCAGGTATTGCAGCCATTTTGAATTAA